One window of the Daphnia pulex isolate KAP4 chromosome 8, ASM2113471v1 genome contains the following:
- the LOC124200011 gene encoding uncharacterized protein LOC124200011 isoform X6, translating to MPQPKWYGKSLSALCMDSIVVNMEKWTASRSSVHVSSLFYLLPSHCLEYMTLEWVKRNHWVTKEMFELLLNPHLKILDLSKLGKGHDMHITDRVCIVRLASVRCSQLTTLKISFFTINQVENTFTPNLQLFEHLQILELSGTFDAGASCMINLGLTDKPKLRELRIYLCPGVTDSVMQVFCNGQSSLQKLSVHETQVTHIGIRFAIEHLPELKELNCDNKSDILKAFRRIRKETRESKKYSLTKCWLMWPPPDEVSYKKGSVSLMVDMCPSLVDVFIHLNDKGFTDEELLGFRKLKQIRNLGIRVSFLPSIISIRGGWK from the exons ATGCCTCAGCCGAAATGGTACGGAAAATCTCTTTCGGCATTGTGTATGGACAGTATCGTCGTTAACATGGAGAAATGGACGGCATCGCGTAGTTCAGTGCACGTTTCCAGCCTCTTTTACCTTCTGC CTTCACATTGTCTGGAGTACATGACTCTTGAATGGGTCAAAAGAAACCACTGGGTTACAAAGGAGATGTTTGAATTGCTCCTGAACccacatttgaaaattctgGATTTATCTAAACTCGGAAAAGGTCATGATATGCATATCACTGACAGGGTTTGCATCGTGCGTTTAGCATCGGTCAGATGTTCG CAACTCACTACACTGAAGATTAGTTTTTTCACAATAAATCAAGTAGAAAATACTTTTACTCCCAATTTGCAGCTTTTCGAACACCTGCAGATCCTTGAGTTATCTGGCACATTTGATGCTGGTGCTAGTTGCATGATCAATCTTGGATTAACTGATAAACCAAAACTGAG ggaaTTGCGAATTTATTTGTGCCCTGGCGTGACCGATTCTGTAATGCAAGTTTTCTGCAACGGTCAAAGTTCCCTTCAGAAATTATCAGTTCATGAAACGCAAGTGACTCATATCGGAATTCGATTTGCTATCGAACATTTACCAGAGctgaaagaattaaattgCGACAATAAGTCTGATATCCTCAAAGCTTTTCGTAGAATTCGTAAAGAAACcagagaatcaaaaaaatattctttgacCAAGTGCTGGCTTATGTGGCCTCCGCCAGACGAAGTCTCCTATAAGAAAGGCAGCGTTTCATTGATGGTCGACATGTGTCCGTCGCTTGTTGATGTTTTTATACATCTAAACGACAAAGGATTTACGGATGAGGAGTTATTAG gtttTCGAAAACTTAAACAAATACGAAATCTTGGAATTCGGGTATCCTTCCTACCGTCAATCAT
- the LOC124200011 gene encoding uncharacterized protein LOC124200011 isoform X3 — translation MPQPKWYGKSLSALCMENIVDNMEKWTALRSSEDVSCHFFHLPSHCLEYMTKCLLKDYYWITQDMFDLLLSPHMKVLDLSQFYLGTGRVANRNLCIFRLASDRCLQLTTLKIHDGWGFFFDGNRNFEVEEAFASILQRFEHLQILDLSSTIYGACCMLKLGSTCKPKIKELLVDCCPGVTDSVVEVCCNGQSSLQKLSVRRTEVTHSGIRFAIEHLPELKELICDNESDILKAFRRIRTETRESNKYSLYHWFCTQPQPYKKGSVSLMVDMCPSIVYLSLSVNDEGFTDEELLGFRQLQKLKNLEIDKGSSVSIRGGVIPLLQARGHTLETLFLSIQVTSEEVFLIIESCPNIRRLFLFLESTDLETPEPVVDDRVHSSLCSPKEVIPLRMLEEISLFTYFSRFAISRKLLLLLLSSPTLTKIAIYDCFTLDDKIIEEACAKNSFKYLTKLWLYGCSNVSQKGIDFFLNEANPLSDIYLRNCGNVNPERMKTMAQEKHWNSVKITVVDY, via the exons atGCCTCAGCCGAAATGGTACGGAAAATCTCTTTCGGCATTGTGCATGGAAAATATCGTCGATAACATGGAGAAATGGACGGCATTGCGTAGCTCGGAGGATGTTTCctgtcatttttttcatctGC CTTCACATTGTCTGGAGTACATGACTAAATGTCTCTTGAAAGACTATTACTGGATAACACAGGACATGTTTGATTTACTTTTGAGCCCACACATGAAAGTTCTGGATTTATCACAATTTTATCTGGGCACTGGACGTGTTGCCAACAGAAATCTTTGCATCTTTCGTCTGGCATCTGACAGATGTTTG CAACTCACTACACTGAAGATTCATGATGgctggggtttttttttcgatggaaatagaaattttgaagtaGAAGAGGCTTTTGCTTCTATTTTGCAGCGTTTTGAACACTTGCAAATTCTTGATTTATCTTCCACAATTTATGGTGCATGTTGCATGCTCAAACTTGGATCAACTtgtaaaccaaaaataaa gGAGTTGCTAGTTGATTGCTGCCCTGGTGTAACTGATTCTGTAGTTGAAGTTTGTTGTAACGGTCAAAGTTCCCTTCAGAAATTATCAGTTAGGAGAACGGAAGTGACTCATTCCGGAATTCGATTTGCTATCGAACATTTACCagaattgaaagaattaatttGCGACAATGAGTCTGATATCCTCAAAGCTTTTCGTAGAATTCGTACAGAAACAAGAGAATCAAACAAATATTCTTTGTACCACTGGTTTTGTACTCAGCCTCAGCCTTATAAGAAAGGCAGCGTTTCATTGATGGTTGACATGTGTCCGTCGATCGTCTATCTTTCCTTGAGTGTTAACGACGAAGGATTTACGGATGAGGAGTTATTAG gttttcGACAacttcaaaaactaaaaaatctcGAAATTGATAAGGGGTCGTCAGTCTCTATTCGTGGCGGAGTAATTCCTCTTCTACAAGCTCGTGGCCATACACTTGAAACGTTATTTTTATCGATACAAGTAACGAGTGAAGAAGTCTTTCTAATCATCGAGAGCTGCCCGAACATTCGCcgtttgttcctttttttagaaagtaCCGATCTGGAAACTCCCGAACCTGTGGTAGATGACCGCGTCCACTCTTCTCTTTGTTCCCCAAAGGAAGTAATTCCGTTAAGGATGCTGGAAGAAATCTCTCtgtttacttatttttcaCGATTCGCTATTTCACGCAAACTcttacttttgcttttatctTCCCCTACTCTTACAAAGATAGCCATATACGATTGTTTCACTCTTGATGACAAGATCATTGAGGAAGCTTGCGCTAAAAACAGTTTCAAGTATTTGACCAAGTTATGGTTGTACGGTTGTTCTAATGTGAGCCAGAAAGGCATCGATTTCTTCTTGAACGAAGCGAATCCTTTGTCCGACATTTATTTAAGAAACTGTGGAAATGTGAACCCTGAGCGTATGAAAACCATGGCTCAAGAGAAGCATTGGAATTCGGTAAAAATAACTGTTGTAGATTATTAG
- the LOC124200013 gene encoding uncharacterized protein LOC124200013 isoform X1 — translation MRQQVFVVFVIHCILVVPFTSAGKTPFLRNKSIETESQSSITEFDPEYTAMNDDLPQTILRLSQNLIHPATSDFLPDTDSRHLVGQTTTNPPADSWDRNSADTCGGTVNVPLSFDRLTPIESSQFPEERAYPLVCRWIVKVTSKNCSLGRITLRVDGRSRLPDVVGCARGFYRIYPFMKEAKICGRIGDVPPFQWYVDNHQPKDVTIIMDNTGIGDGNPEGLSFTLQGECVNDKMIGVRKENVRFSRRWINRQIEDFEAGEGPRIIIKPSHGLKHQIPVTKVPKTTSTSAAPTKQPAVFNDNNHENDEPWLISESPESSHPSYSSDSVTYFPSSTENTSQRPSSTTVRPPTTYFNDYQDIPWVILKSPEQTDDHYSASSFEVYPHNNQADNVKQVPEMTTKNPWLAMKSAYLRKNSTASSLKSTSPYNQHYYSKDPNRNIP, via the exons ATGCGCCAACAAGTTTTCGTTGTGTTTGTCATCCATTGCATTCTTGTCGTGCCGTTCACTTCGGCAG GAAAAACACCTTTTTTGAGAAACAAGTCGATTGAGACGGAAAGTCAATCGTCCATAACCGAATTCGATCCAGAGTACACTGCGATGAATGACGATCTACCACAAACTATTCTGCGATTGTCACAAAATCTCATCCATCCAGCAACATCTGATTTTCTTCCGGACACGGATAGCCGCCATTTAGTTGGCCAAACAACCACCAATCCACCCGCTGACAGTTGGGATCGAAATTCTGCAG ATACCTGCGGAGGTACCGTCAATGTCCCCTTGTCCTTTGATCGACTCACACCGATCGAATCGTCACAATTTCCGGAAGAACGCGCTTATCCTTTAGTTTGCCGCTGGATTGTCAAG GTAACGAGTAAGAATTGCAGTCTGGGTCGAATCACGTTGAGGGTGGACGGTCGCAGTCGATTGCCGGATGTGGTCGGATGCGCTAGAGGATTTTACCGTATTTATCCATTCATGAAGGAAGCAAA AATTTGCGGGCGCATTGGCGACGTTCCGCCCTTCCAGTGGTACGTCGACAACCACCAACCAAAAGATGTGACCATTATTATGGATAATACAGGAATCGGCGACGGAAACCCCGAGGGCTTGTCATTTACCCTTCAAG gtGAATGTGTGAATGACAAGATGATTGGAGTCAGAAAGGAAAACGTCAGATTCAGTCGACGATGGATAAATCGACAAATCGAAGATTTTGAAGCCGGAGAAGGGCCTAGAATAATTATCAAGCCCAGCCATGGTCTCAAACATCAAATTCCCGTTACAAAAGTACCAAAAACTACTTCAACTAGCGCAGCACCAACTAAACAACCAGCTGTTTTTAATGACAACAATCATGAAAACGACGAACCTTGGCTCATCTCGGAATCCCCAGAATCCAGCCATCCATCATATTCGTCGGATTCAGTCACCTATTTCCCTTCGTCAACAGAAAACACAAGTCAGCGGCCATCATCGACGACCGTTCGCCCACCCACAACTTATTTCAACGACTATCAAGACATTCCATGGGTTATTCTGAAATCTCCTGAGCAAACAGACGACCATTATTCGGCATCATCGTTTGAAGTTTACCCACATAATAACCAAGCCGATAATGTGAAACAAGTCCCAGAAATGACGACTAAAAATCCGTGGCTGGCTATGAAATCTGCTTACCTTCGTAAAAATTCTACTGCTTCATCATTAAAGTCAACATCTCCCTACAATCAACATTACTATTCAAAAGACCCAAACCGCAATATACCATAA
- the LOC124200011 gene encoding uncharacterized protein LOC124200011 isoform X2 yields MPQPKWYHKSLAELCMDSIVDNMEKWTALRSSEHVFCHFYLLPSHCLEYMTKCLLKDHSITEDMFDLLFKSPHMKVLDLSQLGTGRDAERNLRIVRLASDRCLQLTTLKIHDGWGFLFDGKSNFEVEEAFASILQRFEHLQILDLSSTIYGACCMLKLGSTCNPKIRELLVNRCPGVTDSVVEVCCNGQSSLHKLSLNGTEVTHSGIRFAIEHLPELKELNCDNESDILKAFRRIREETRESKKYSLTKWMCTPPDEVSYKKGSVSLMVDLCPSLVDVFIPVNDEGFTNEELLGFRQLQKLKNLEIDKGSSVSIRGGVIPLLQARGHTLETLFLSIQVTSEEVFLIIESCPNIRRLFLFLESTDLETPEPVVDDRVHSSLCSPKEVIPLRMLEEISLFTYFSRFAISRKLLLLLLSSPTLTKIAIYDCFTLDDKIIEEACAKNSFKYLTKLWLYGCSNVSQKGIDFFLNEANPLSDIYLRNCGNVNPERMKTMAQEKHWNSVKITVVDY; encoded by the exons ATGCCTCAGCCGAAATGGTACCACAAATCTCTGGCAGAATTGTGTATGGACAGTATCGTCGATAACATGGAGAAATGGACGGCATTGCGTAGTTCGGAGCACGTTttctgtcatttttatttactgc CTTCACATTGTCTGGAGTACATGACTAAATGTCTCTTGAAAGACCACTCGATAACAGAGGACATGtttgatttactttttaaaagccCACACATGAAAGTTCTGGATTTATCACAACTGGGCACTGGACGTGATGCAGAAAGAAATCTTCGCATCGTTCGTCTGGCATCTGACAGATGTTTG CAACTCACTACACTGAAGATTCATGATGGCTGGGGTTTTTTATTCGATGGAAAGAGTAATTTTGAAGTAGAAGAGGCTTTTGCTTCTATTTTGCAGCGTTTTGAACACTTGCAAATTCTCGATTTATCTTCCACAATTTATGGTGCATGTTGCATGCTCAAACTTGGATCAACTTGTAACCCAAAAATAAG GGAGTTGCTAGTTAATCGCTGCCCTGGTGTAACTGATTCTGTAGTTGAAGTTTGTTGTAATGGTCAAAGTTCCCTTCACAAATTATCACTTAATGGAACGGAAGTGACTCATTCCGGAATTCGATTTGCTATCGAACATTTACCAGAGctgaaagaattaaattgCGACAATGAGTCTGATATCCTCAAAGCTTTTCGTAGAATTCGTGAAGAAACcagagaatcaaaaaaatattctttgacCAAGTGGATGTGTACTCCGCCAGACGAAGTCTCCTATAAAAAAGGCAGCGTTTCATTGATGGTTGACTTGTGTCCGTCGCTTGTTGATGTTTTCATACCCGTAAACGACGAAGGATTTACGAATGAGGAGTTATTAG gttttcGACAacttcaaaaactaaaaaatctcGAAATTGATAAGGGGTCGTCAGTCTCTATTCGTGGCGGAGTAATTCCTCTTCTACAAGCTCGTGGCCATACACTTGAAACGTTATTTTTATCGATACAAGTAACGAGTGAAGAAGTCTTTCTAATCATCGAGAGCTGCCCGAACATTCGCcgtttgttcctttttttagaaagtaCCGATCTGGAAACTCCCGAACCTGTGGTAGATGACCGCGTCCACTCTTCTCTTTGTTCCCCAAAGGAAGTAATTCCGTTAAGGATGCTGGAAGAAATCTCTCtgtttacttatttttcaCGATTCGCTATTTCACGCAAACTcttacttttgcttttatctTCCCCTACTCTTACAAAGATAGCCATATACGATTGTTTCACTCTTGATGACAAGATCATTGAGGAAGCTTGCGCTAAAAACAGTTTCAAGTATTTGACCAAGTTATGGTTGTACGGTTGTTCTAATGTGAGCCAGAAAGGCATCGATTTCTTCTTGAACGAAGCGAATCCTTTGTCCGACATTTATTTAAGAAACTGTGGAAATGTGAACCCTGAGCGTATGAAAACCATGGCTCAAGAGAAGCATTGGAATTCGGTAAAAATAACTGTTGTAGATTATTAG
- the LOC124200011 gene encoding uncharacterized protein LOC124200011 isoform X1, with translation MPQPKWYGKSLSALCMENIVDNMEKWTALRSSEDVSCHFFHLPSHCLEYMTKCLLKDYYWITQDMFDLLLSPHMKVLDLSQFYLGTGRVANRNLCIFRLASDRCLQLTTLKIHDGWGFFFDGNRNFEVEEAFASILQRFEHLQILDLSSTIYGACCMLKLGSTCKPKIKELLVDCCPGVTDSVVEVCCNGQSSLQKLSVRRTEVTHSGIRFAIEHLPELKELICDNESDILKAFRRIRTETRESNKYSLYHWFCTQPQPYKKGSVSLMVDMCPSIVYLSLSVNDEGFTDEELLGFRELKQLKLFRIGKSFMPLVSIRGGVIPLLQARGLTLESLYLSMGVTSEEVYLIVESCPKIRHLQLVIKSTDLETPEPVDDRVHSSLCSPKEVIPLRMLEEISLSSLASYFPPFAISRKLLLLFLSSPTLTEISIKNCSTLDDQIIKEACARNSFKYLTKLWLFGCSNVSQKGIDFFLNETNPLDDIWIHNCGNVNFDRLEMMIEEKHWNLGICSSSPSSSD, from the exons atGCCTCAGCCGAAATGGTACGGAAAATCTCTTTCGGCATTGTGCATGGAAAATATCGTCGATAACATGGAGAAATGGACGGCATTGCGTAGCTCGGAGGATGTTTCctgtcatttttttcatctGC CTTCACATTGTCTGGAGTACATGACTAAATGTCTCTTGAAAGACTATTACTGGATAACACAGGACATGTTTGATTTACTTTTGAGCCCACACATGAAAGTTCTGGATTTATCACAATTTTATCTGGGCACTGGACGTGTTGCCAACAGAAATCTTTGCATCTTTCGTCTGGCATCTGACAGATGTTTG CAACTCACTACACTGAAGATTCATGATGgctggggtttttttttcgatggaaatagaaattttgaagtaGAAGAGGCTTTTGCTTCTATTTTGCAGCGTTTTGAACACTTGCAAATTCTTGATTTATCTTCCACAATTTATGGTGCATGTTGCATGCTCAAACTTGGATCAACTtgtaaaccaaaaataaa gGAGTTGCTAGTTGATTGCTGCCCTGGTGTAACTGATTCTGTAGTTGAAGTTTGTTGTAACGGTCAAAGTTCCCTTCAGAAATTATCAGTTAGGAGAACGGAAGTGACTCATTCCGGAATTCGATTTGCTATCGAACATTTACCagaattgaaagaattaatttGCGACAATGAGTCTGATATCCTCAAAGCTTTTCGTAGAATTCGTACAGAAACAAGAGAATCAAACAAATATTCTTTGTACCACTGGTTTTGTACTCAGCCTCAGCCTTATAAGAAAGGCAGCGTTTCATTGATGGTTGACATGTGTCCGTCGATCGTCTATCTTTCCTTGAGTGTTAACGACGAAGGATTTACGGATGAGGAGTTATTAG gttTTCGAGAACTTAAACAACTAAAACTTTTCAGAATTGGGAAATCCTTCATGCCGTTAGTCTCTATTCGTGGCGGAGTAATTCCTCTTCTACAAGCTCGTGGCCTTACACTTGAATCATTATATTTATCGATGGGAGTAACGAGTGAAGAAGTCTACCTCATCGTCGAGAGCTGCCCGAAAATTCGCCATTTGCAACTTGTTATAAAAAGTACCGATCTGGAAACTCCCGAACCTGTTGATGACCGCGTCCACTCTTCTCTTTGTTCCCCAAAGGAAGTAATTCCGTTAAGGATGCTGGAAGAAATCTCTCTGTCTTCTCTGGCTTCTTATTTTCCTCCATTCGCTATTTCACGCAAATTGTTGCTATTGTTTTTGTCTTCCCCTACTCTTACAGAGATTTCCATAAAAAATTGTTCTACTCTTGATGACCAGATAATTAAGGAAGCTTGCGCTAGAAATAGTTTCAAGTATTTGACCAAGTTATGGTTGTTCGGTTGTTCTAATGTGAGTCAGAAAGGAATCGATTTCTTTCTGAACGAAACGAATCCTTTAGACGACATTTGGATACACAACTGTGGAAATGTGAACTTTGATCGTTTGGAAATGATGATAGAAGAGAAGCACTGGAATTTGGGGATCTGTAGTTCGTCACCATCATCGTCTGATTAG
- the LOC124200013 gene encoding uncharacterized protein LOC124200013 isoform X2, which translates to MVKSFLLLWLFHLATVLSLSAGYYRQDNGRLPLIGNSPMTSVGTPLTGNIPEAPALVATSLGPLTANSRPVRRVPYVSDTCGGSVNIPLSFERLLPYKSTHFPSRRDYPMLCVWNFTVQHDDCRRARLTMRVDGRSRLPDVDGCSKGYYTVSPNMRGARICGHVGDVPAFHWYVDAYQPENEVTVVTMKNLGINDGFSVGLSFTLQGECAEEEWSYARTTNVNKENARLNRHWMNRVKEDYLAGEGPRVTVNRVKLPVTSTTTPAPTTTTTTIRPKLDHPVVSSDNNYSGGIQWLHLKSPSDLHSPKIHQKSAIAKFQPPQVVNETNQPIVSISIHHCSRYAPTSFRCVCHPLHSCRAVHFGRKNTFFEKQVD; encoded by the exons atggtCAAATCATTTCTCCTCTTGTGGCTATTTCATTTGGCAACTGTCTTGTCCTTATCGGCAG GTTACTACAGACAAGATAATGGTCGATTACCGTTGATTGGAAATAGCCCGATGACGTCAGTAGGAACGCCGCTAACTGGCAACATACCAGAAG CACCAGCACTTGTCGCCACTTCACTCGGCCCGTTGACCGCCAATAGCCGCCCCGTTAGGAGAGTCCCTTATGTTTctg ACACCTGCGGAGGCTCCGTGAATATCCCCTTGTCGTTTGAACGACTTTTGCCGTACAAATCGACTCATTTCCCGTCGAGACGCGATTACCCGATGCTCTGCGTTTGGAATTTCACG gtGCAACACGACGACTGTCGTCGGGCTCGACTGACGATGCGAGTGGACGGACGGAGTCGATTGCCGGATGTGGACGGATGCAGCAAAGGATATTACACGGTTTCACCCAACATGCGGGGCGCCAg AATTTGCGGACATGTTGGCGACGTTCCGGCCTTCCATTGGTACGTCGACGCCTACCAACCGGAAAATGAGGTCACAGTTGTCACGATGAAGAATTTGGGCATCAACGACGGATTCTCTGTAGGACTTTCGTTTACCCTCCAAG GTGAATGTGCAGAGGAAGAATGGTCGTATGCCCGAACGACGAATGTCAACAAGGAGAACGCCAGATTGAATCGGCATTGGATGAATCGAGTCAAGGAAGACTACCTGGCCGGAGAAGGACCCAGAGTGACCGTCAACCGTGTCAAACTGCCAGTAACGAGCACTACTACTCCagccccaacaacaaccaccaccaccatccgACCCAAACTGGATCATCCAGTTGTCTCATCCGATAACAATTACTCCGGTGGCATCCAGTGGCTCCATTTGAAATCGCCCTCCGATCTTCATTCGCCCAAAATTCACCAGAAATCAGCGATTGCCAAATTCCAGCCACCTCAAGTCGTGAACGAAACGAATCAGCCAATCGTTTCCATCAGTATCCATCATTGTAGTCGATATGCGCCAACAAGTTTTCGTTGTGTTTGTCATCCATTGCATTCTTGTCGTGCCGTTCACTTCGGCAG GAAAAACACCTTTTTTGAGAAACAAGTCGATTGA
- the LOC124200017 gene encoding uncharacterized protein LOC124200017 yields MSDPEQSSDSSSNSSSSGSDSSRRGGVKKFRLSSEKSASLADWVVSGLDDTRAKSAREAFRPKLKKNADLLINPNLDDAFYIRLKAVKSSSAAKVNIDPIEKIYRNQTFKILDLVKPIMFLASRLKKKKKSRADAKAVKTALKLWAVVYHDITNARRRNILAQIYPQNIGLLDDKAVLPTGGEHLFGPKFTQALVEQVKTLNALENAGAPRAPGSKGGHDQRQSNRDFSHPPSSSGGRYSNFKGSRYNNDSRRSNFDRGSPNPANKGDQNNNNK; encoded by the exons atgtcggatcccgaacagtcaagcgattctagctcaaattctagtagttcaggctccgactcatcaagaagaggaggcgtaaagaaatttcgtctctcAAGTGAAAAGTCAGCTAGTTTGGCCGACTGGGTCGTATCGGGTTTAGATGACACTCGAGCGAAAAGTGCTAGAGAGGCCTTTAGACCCAAACTAAAGAAGAACGCCGACCTGCTGATCAACCCCAATCTAGATGATGCATTCTACATCCGGCTGAAGGCAGTTAAGTCATCTTCGGCAGCCAAGGTCAACATCGACCCAATCGAGAAAATCTACAGGAACCAAACCTTCAAGATCCTTGACTTAGTCAAGCCCATCATGTTTCTAGCAAGTcggctcaagaaaaagaagaaatcccgagCCGACGCCAAGGCGGTCAAAACAGCTCTGAAGCTCTGGGCGGTGGTGTACCACGACATCACGAACGCGCGACGCCGCAACATTCTGGCCCAAATCTACCCGCAGAATATTGGACTGCTAGACGACAAAGCTGTCCTGCCAACGGGTGGAGAACACCTCTTCGGTCCGAAGTTCACCCAGGCCCTGGTCGAGCAAGTGAAAACTCTGAACGCTCTCGAAAACGCGGGAGCCCCTCGCGCGCCCGGATCTAAAGGTGGTCATGATCAACGCCAATCGAATCGCGATTTCAGCCACCCCCCTTCATCTTCAGGCGGTCgctattccaattttaaaggatctcg atacaacaatgatagccgcagatccaatttcgaccgtggctcacccaatcccgccaataaaggcgatcagaacaacaacaacaaatag